From a region of the Chitinophaga caseinilytica genome:
- a CDS encoding glycan-binding surface protein, with protein MKQNIRLLLAGLMIVLLAACTKDDGPSGPPVIHRVSLLDSSKMDSAFVRALPGALILITGENLQGATHVLFNNFDSYFNQAYNTNTHIIINIPENATTEATDRNVPNELRIKTDRGDAVFKFTLDIPPPAITQISNENALPGDSVLIFGSSLWLINKITLPGNREITQFSANPEGTRVGFKLPDLGTDTGRLSVVAKYGTAVSNGPLNDHQSGDVISNFTNDGEAGELPRLNWAWWGADRINDATKFPGTRGFYLNCVFGGVGVNNGAWWEGGRSGNFNETVLFTDAIRTRQASDYALKFEVNTKEPWTTAVCVLRFGENFAVRWKPWSSLPGNSFHTENTWTTVTVQLSAFKTVADGVEGTGASAASMADLVAAGGKVAFTFRMVSEDKPIEVFNAAFDNFRIVKIK; from the coding sequence ATGAAGCAAAATATCCGATTGCTGCTGGCTGGCCTGATGATCGTACTGCTGGCGGCCTGTACGAAAGACGACGGTCCTTCCGGCCCGCCGGTCATCCACCGCGTGTCGCTGCTGGATTCCTCCAAAATGGACAGCGCTTTTGTGCGCGCCCTGCCCGGAGCGCTCATTCTCATCACCGGTGAAAACCTCCAGGGCGCCACGCATGTCCTGTTCAATAATTTCGATTCGTATTTCAACCAGGCATACAATACGAATACCCATATCATCATCAATATTCCGGAAAACGCTACCACGGAGGCTACCGACCGGAATGTGCCGAACGAGCTGCGGATCAAGACAGACCGTGGCGATGCGGTGTTCAAGTTCACGCTGGATATCCCTCCGCCGGCGATCACCCAGATCAGTAATGAAAACGCATTGCCGGGGGATTCTGTGCTCATCTTCGGTTCCAGCCTGTGGCTGATCAATAAGATCACCTTGCCGGGGAACCGCGAAATCACGCAATTCAGCGCCAATCCGGAAGGTACGCGCGTCGGGTTCAAACTGCCGGACCTGGGAACGGATACAGGGCGTTTGTCGGTAGTTGCCAAATACGGGACGGCCGTGTCTAACGGGCCACTGAACGATCACCAGAGCGGCGACGTGATCAGCAACTTCACGAACGACGGAGAGGCGGGAGAATTGCCCCGTTTAAATTGGGCCTGGTGGGGTGCAGACCGGATCAACGATGCCACGAAATTCCCCGGTACGCGGGGCTTCTATCTCAATTGCGTTTTCGGCGGCGTTGGCGTAAACAACGGCGCCTGGTGGGAAGGCGGAAGGTCCGGCAATTTCAACGAAACCGTTTTGTTCACCGATGCCATCCGTACCAGACAAGCGTCCGATTATGCGCTGAAATTCGAAGTCAACACCAAAGAACCCTGGACCACGGCGGTATGTGTGTTGCGCTTTGGCGAGAATTTCGCGGTGCGCTGGAAGCCCTGGAGCTCCCTGCCCGGCAATTCTTTCCATACCGAAAATACCTGGACCACCGTAACCGTGCAGCTTTCGGCATTCAAGACAGTGGCAGACGGGGTGGAAGGCACCGGTGCCAGTGCGGCGTCTATGGCCGACCTGGTGGCCGCCGGCGGGAAAGTGGCATTTACTTTCAGGATGGTGTCGGAAGACAAACCCATCGAAGTTTTTAACGCAGCATTCGACAATTTCAGGATCGTCAAGATAAAATAG